Within the Bacteroidales bacterium genome, the region TGCGGGCTGCAGGTTTTTCATAACATCTCCAAAGCTAAATTTGGAATCTATGACTCCTATCTTCACATCGCCGAATCTGCCATGTCGGTCAATAATTTGAACCTTGCAAGGCATTATCTCAATTTAGCCCGCGACTTTCAGTCCAACAATTCCAGTTTGATTATCATACCAGCAGCAGTATTAAACTTGATGGAAGATCTTGCCTGGCTCTATTTTGAAGAAGGACGCAAGGCGGTGCGGGAAGAAAAATGGGATGCTGCCCTCGATCATCTTACAGCAGCAAGGGAAATCTATACATTGCTAAAGTTTACAACATTTGACGAAGCAATTGAGAAAGAGCTGTCTAAAATTGGTAAATGACAGGGAATAAACCAATTTTTAATTTTTAAGGGAAAACACAAATCGACATTATGACTTGTTTTTCTCGCCAAAATCAAAAATATTGACCATATTTGCAGGCCAAATGATTTTTTAACTAAACGATAATACAATGAAAAGAAGACTGCTTTTAATCAGCAATTCGACAAATTACGGAGAAGCCTACCTTGGATGGCCAAGGCAATACATTAAAGATTTTATGGCGCCAACCGGAGTGAAGGACGTTCTGTTTGTTCCTTATGCTGGTGTCGGACTTTCGCAGGAAAACCTTCAAAAATCGTTCGATGTGTATGAACAAAGGGTGCAATCTGTTTTTACCGAACTGGGGTTAAATGTCCGGTCGGTACACCATGCTGCCAACCCTGTGGATGCTGTAAAAAATGCTGAAGCCATTGCTGTTGGGGGTGGTAATACTTTTTATTTGGTATATATGATGCATAAACTTGGGTTGATGGATGCTATCCGCCAACGGGTAACTGAAGGTGCACATTTTATGGGATGGAGTGCAGGCAGCAATGTTGCATGTCCCACACTCAGGACAACCAACGATATGCCCATTTTCGAGCCGGCAAGTTTCGATTGCCTGAGCCTGGTTCCCTTCCAGATCAATCCGCATTATCTGGATGCAAACCCTGAAGGGCATGGTGGCGAAACGCGTCAGCAGCGCATTGAAGAGTT harbors:
- the pepE gene encoding dipeptidase PepE codes for the protein MKRRLLLISNSTNYGEAYLGWPRQYIKDFMAPTGVKDVLFVPYAGVGLSQENLQKSFDVYEQRVQSVFTELGLNVRSVHHAANPVDAVKNAEAIAVGGGNTFYLVYMMHKLGLMDAIRQRVTEGAHFMGWSAGSNVACPTLRTTNDMPIFEPASFDCLSLVPFQINPHYLDANPEGHGGETRQQRIEEFLVINRDVSVVGLREATLLEVDGDQIELKGSRQMRLFNFGKEPKEFNPGDDIGFLLK